From Yersinia hibernica, a single genomic window includes:
- a CDS encoding GpE family phage tail protein yields MADIAAIFHWPPSECWGMSLTELVRWRHKAMLRSGAVNNE; encoded by the coding sequence ATGGCGGACATTGCCGCCATTTTTCACTGGCCGCCCTCGGAGTGTTGGGGGATGAGCCTCACCGAGCTGGTGCGCTGGCGTCATAAAGCCATGCTACGCAGTGGAGCCGTAAACAATGAGTAA
- a CDS encoding DNA-binding transcriptional regulator, translated as MMHCPRCKFAAHARSSRYLSDETKERYHQCTNINCGKTFKTHETIVDTIMEPGIINAVPPHPKGNQGVLWM; from the coding sequence ATGATGCATTGCCCACGCTGTAAATTTGCAGCACACGCGAGATCCAGCCGTTACCTTAGTGACGAAACTAAAGAACGCTATCACCAGTGCACAAATATTAATTGCGGTAAAACCTTTAAGACCCATGAAACTATCGTTGATACGATAATGGAGCCGGGAATAATTAATGCTGTACCGCCCCACCCTAAAGGGAATCAAGGCGTGTTGTGGATGTAA
- a CDS encoding phage tail tape measure protein: MSKSLQLQVLLKAVDQATRPFKAIQTASKSLTGDIRNTQSTIKNLDAQAAKIDGFRKASAQLAVTGQALKKAKEDAAALAIAFKNTEKPTAQQARLMEGAKRAATELQTKYNGLRQSVQRQRDALNADGIATKNLSAEQRRLRSSATEATTALSRQRQELQRLSQKQEQLNRISNRYQKGKAATATVRNVGAASLGVATAGLYGAAKLIAPGIEFDSQMSGTQAILGLDKNDTKLAAIRQQARDIGGSTAFSPTDVARTQDTLARSGYDADAILAATEPTVNLSLASGVDIAEAADIVTNMQSAFNLPLDQIKRVSDVMAKGFTSSNTNLLELGEAMKYVAPIAEAAGASIEDTTALLGVLADNGIKGSMAGTSTSAVFSRLQAPIGKAPEALRELGITTRDSKGNMLPVEKILKDIDRSFKKNKLGTAQQAEYLKVIFGDEAMKGAVKLVAAAGNGKLAEKQSKLKNADGTAQSIATVRMDNLDGDLKNLSSAWEDLEIEVFEKQDSALRKLTVTATDWLVKVAAWAKKNPELVGTIGKVTGAALALVAGLGALGLIAWPVMAGFNLLLAGASLLSAGFSLMAGTITAALTALTWPIVAVVAAIVAGGLLIRKYWEPISAFIAGVAEGFTAAMGPVSAAFEPLKPVFNWFSDKVKQLANWFADLIKPVKATQETLAVATNAGKLFGEGLAAALSLPMNALNTLRSGIDWVLEKLGIIDSKSDGLADKVPKDNPYAGGYSPSGGVLYGGYQPVTANTGTTIVDSSVTTNDIKVTIPPGMSRQDAERMMTDALAKNERTKRARQRGQMESD, from the coding sequence ATGAGTAAGAGCTTACAGTTACAGGTGCTGCTCAAAGCCGTAGACCAGGCCACCCGCCCATTTAAAGCCATTCAAACCGCCAGTAAATCCCTCACGGGGGATATTCGCAACACGCAAAGCACTATCAAGAATCTTGATGCGCAGGCGGCGAAAATTGACGGTTTCCGCAAGGCCAGCGCCCAACTGGCCGTCACCGGGCAGGCACTGAAAAAAGCCAAGGAAGACGCGGCGGCGCTGGCGATTGCCTTTAAGAACACCGAGAAACCCACCGCCCAACAAGCCCGGCTGATGGAGGGAGCCAAACGCGCCGCCACTGAGCTGCAAACCAAATACAACGGACTGCGCCAGTCAGTACAGCGTCAGCGTGATGCACTCAATGCTGACGGCATTGCCACCAAAAATCTGAGCGCGGAACAGCGCCGGTTACGCAGCAGTGCCACCGAAGCCACTACCGCCCTGAGCCGCCAGCGCCAAGAGCTGCAACGTCTGAGCCAGAAACAGGAACAGCTCAACCGTATCAGTAACCGCTATCAGAAAGGCAAAGCTGCCACTGCCACAGTGCGCAATGTGGGCGCGGCCAGTCTGGGTGTGGCAACCGCCGGGTTGTATGGTGCAGCGAAACTGATTGCGCCGGGTATCGAGTTTGACAGCCAGATGTCTGGCACCCAGGCAATCTTGGGGCTGGATAAAAACGACACCAAGCTGGCCGCTATTCGCCAGCAGGCGCGGGATATCGGTGGCTCCACCGCCTTTTCCCCGACGGATGTGGCGCGTACCCAAGACACGCTGGCCCGTTCTGGCTATGACGCCGACGCCATTCTGGCCGCCACTGAGCCGACGGTTAACCTGTCGCTGGCGTCCGGTGTGGATATTGCCGAGGCGGCGGATATTGTCACCAACATGCAATCGGCATTTAACCTGCCGTTAGACCAGATTAAACGCGTGTCAGACGTGATGGCGAAAGGCTTTACCAGCTCTAACACCAACCTGTTAGAGCTGGGCGAGGCGATGAAATATGTCGCCCCGATTGCCGAGGCCGCCGGGGCCAGTATTGAAGATACCACCGCGTTACTCGGTGTGCTGGCGGATAACGGCATTAAAGGCAGTATGGCGGGCACCAGTACCAGTGCGGTGTTTAGCCGGTTACAGGCTCCAATAGGTAAAGCCCCGGAAGCCTTGCGGGAGCTGGGAATAACCACCCGCGACAGCAAGGGCAATATGTTGCCGGTGGAGAAAATCCTCAAAGATATTGACCGCTCGTTTAAAAAGAACAAGTTAGGCACCGCACAGCAAGCCGAATACCTGAAAGTGATATTCGGGGATGAGGCGATGAAAGGCGCGGTGAAACTGGTGGCCGCAGCCGGTAATGGCAAGCTGGCCGAGAAACAAAGTAAGCTGAAAAATGCCGATGGCACCGCGCAATCTATCGCCACGGTCAGAATGGATAACCTTGACGGCGACCTGAAAAACCTGAGTTCGGCGTGGGAAGACCTCGAAATTGAAGTCTTTGAAAAGCAAGACTCGGCGCTGCGTAAGTTGACCGTGACCGCCACGGACTGGCTGGTTAAGGTGGCCGCATGGGCCAAGAAAAACCCGGAACTGGTCGGCACCATTGGCAAAGTGACCGGCGCGGCGCTGGCACTGGTTGCCGGGCTGGGTGCGCTGGGGTTAATTGCGTGGCCGGTGATGGCCGGGTTTAACCTGTTATTAGCCGGGGCCAGTCTGTTAAGTGCCGGTTTTTCGCTGATGGCCGGAACCATTACCGCCGCACTGACAGCACTGACATGGCCGATAGTGGCGGTGGTGGCGGCCATTGTGGCCGGTGGTCTGCTTATCCGTAAATATTGGGAGCCTATCAGCGCTTTTATTGCTGGCGTAGCCGAGGGCTTTACCGCCGCCATGGGGCCAGTCAGTGCTGCGTTTGAACCACTTAAACCGGTGTTTAACTGGTTTAGCGACAAGGTAAAACAGCTTGCTAACTGGTTCGCTGACCTGATTAAACCGGTTAAAGCCACGCAGGAAACCTTGGCCGTAGCGACCAACGCGGGCAAGTTATTTGGTGAGGGGCTGGCGGCTGCGCTGAGTCTACCGATGAATGCACTGAATACCCTGCGCAGTGGCATTGATTGGGTGCTGGAAAAACTCGGCATTATTGATAGCAAGTCAGACGGGCTGGCCGATAAAGTCCCGAAAGATAACCCTTACGCGGGGGGTTATTCACCGAGTGGCGGCGTGCTGTACGGCGGTTATCAACCGGTCACCGCCAATACTGGCACCACCATCGTTGATAGCAGTGTGACCACCAATGATATCAAGGTCACTATCCCGCCGGGCATGAGCCGACAGGATGCCGAACGCATGATGACAGATGCCCTCGCCAAAAATGAACGCACTAAACGCGCCCGCCAGCGCGGCCAGATGGAGAGTGACTAA
- a CDS encoding phage tail sheath protein has translation MSDYHHGARVLEINDGTRVISTVSTAIVGMVCTSEDADAAAFPLNTPVLITNVLAAAGKAGKKGTLAASLLAIAEQARPVTIVVRVATGKDEAETTSNIIGGADENGRYTGMKALLDAQSVTGVRPRILGVPGLDNLAVSTALADICQKLRAFGYISAYDCKTISEAMLYRDNFSQRELMLIWPDFLSWNTTANSTDIAYATARALGLRAKIDQETGWHKTLSNVGVNGVTGISASVYWDLQTVGTDADLLNQACVTTLIRKDGFKFWGSRTCSDDPLFAFENYTRTAQILADTMAEAQLWAIDRPMHPTLVRDIIGSINAKFREMKSAGLIIDGTCWYDDSANDKDTLKAGKLFIDYDYTPVPPLEDLTLRQRITDSYLVNFAAAVNS, from the coding sequence GTCTGCACCAGCGAGGATGCCGACGCGGCAGCGTTCCCCCTCAACACCCCGGTACTGATTACCAACGTACTGGCAGCCGCCGGTAAAGCCGGTAAAAAAGGCACACTGGCCGCGTCATTGCTGGCGATTGCGGAACAGGCCCGCCCGGTCACCATTGTGGTGCGTGTAGCGACCGGTAAAGATGAAGCTGAAACCACGTCTAATATTATCGGCGGCGCAGACGAGAATGGCCGCTATACCGGCATGAAAGCGTTGTTAGATGCGCAATCTGTCACCGGTGTGCGCCCGCGCATTCTCGGTGTGCCGGGGCTGGATAATCTGGCGGTATCAACGGCACTGGCGGATATTTGCCAAAAATTGCGCGCCTTTGGCTATATCAGTGCCTATGACTGCAAGACCATTTCCGAAGCGATGTTATACCGCGACAATTTCAGCCAGCGTGAGCTGATGTTGATTTGGCCGGACTTCCTGAGCTGGAACACTACTGCCAACAGCACCGACATTGCCTATGCCACCGCCCGTGCCCTCGGCCTGCGCGCCAAGATTGACCAAGAGACTGGCTGGCACAAAACTCTGTCTAACGTCGGGGTGAATGGCGTCACCGGTATCAGTGCCAGCGTCTATTGGGATTTGCAGACCGTCGGCACCGATGCTGACCTGCTTAACCAAGCCTGCGTAACCACGCTAATCCGCAAAGATGGCTTCAAGTTTTGGGGTTCGCGCACCTGCTCTGATGACCCGCTATTTGCTTTCGAAAACTACACCCGCACCGCGCAAATTCTGGCTGACACCATGGCCGAGGCGCAGTTGTGGGCCATTGACCGCCCAATGCACCCCACACTGGTACGCGACATAATTGGCAGCATCAACGCCAAATTCCGCGAAATGAAATCCGCCGGGCTGATTATTGACGGGACGTGCTGGTATGACGACAGCGCCAACGATAAAGACACCCTGAAAGCGGGCAAGCTGTTTATCGATTACGACTACACCCCAGTGCCACCACTGGAAGACCTCACCCTGCGCCAGCGTATCACCGACAGCTATCTGGTGAACTTTGCCGCCGCCGTCAACAGCTAA
- a CDS encoding phage late control D family protein, with translation MMIGLSLPAGADMAPDFMLTINQQDITQNIRDRLLSLSLTDNRGFEADQLDIELDDADGQLAMPERGAVLSVFLGWKGSALIGKGDFTVDEVEHHGAPDTLTIRARSADFRGSLNARREVSYHETTLGKVVAQVAERNNLKAMLADGLADIAISHIDQTQETDAKFITRLASLNGAVAAVKAGRLLFIKPGSAVTASGKPIPQMTLTRQDGDQHSFSVADRGAYTGVSASWLHTKDPKPAKPKKVKLLRKPKFKQLRALEHPKAKPTRTKAATVKKPVEEKQGDYLVGSEDNVFVITTVYATQKAAMRAAQSKWEKLQRGVAEFSITLAMGRADLFPETPIAVSGFKSVIDQQSWIISKVSHSLSNSGYTTQLSLEVLLSDVTYEAEAL, from the coding sequence ATGATGATCGGCCTGTCTTTACCGGCCGGGGCGGATATGGCCCCGGACTTTATGCTGACCATTAATCAGCAAGATATTACGCAGAATATTCGTGACCGGCTGCTGTCCCTGAGCCTCACCGATAACCGGGGCTTTGAGGCAGACCAGCTTGATATTGAACTGGATGACGCCGACGGCCAGCTTGCCATGCCGGAACGGGGCGCAGTGCTATCAGTGTTCTTGGGCTGGAAAGGGTCGGCGCTGATTGGCAAAGGTGATTTTACCGTGGATGAGGTCGAGCACCATGGCGCGCCGGATACACTGACCATTCGCGCCCGCAGTGCCGACTTTCGTGGTTCTCTCAATGCCCGGCGTGAAGTCTCTTATCATGAGACCACGTTGGGGAAAGTCGTGGCACAGGTGGCCGAGCGCAACAACCTGAAAGCCATGCTGGCTGACGGTCTGGCGGATATCGCCATTTCACACATCGACCAGACGCAAGAAACGGACGCCAAATTTATCACCCGGTTAGCCTCGCTCAATGGTGCGGTGGCCGCCGTAAAGGCCGGGCGTTTGCTGTTTATCAAGCCGGGTAGCGCTGTTACTGCCAGCGGTAAACCTATTCCGCAAATGACCCTCACCCGGCAAGATGGCGACCAGCACAGCTTTAGTGTTGCTGACCGGGGTGCGTATACCGGTGTCAGTGCCAGTTGGTTGCACACCAAAGACCCGAAACCGGCCAAGCCGAAAAAGGTTAAGTTGCTGCGTAAGCCCAAGTTTAAACAGCTCCGCGCACTGGAACACCCTAAAGCCAAGCCGACCCGCACCAAAGCGGCGACGGTGAAAAAACCGGTTGAGGAAAAGCAAGGGGATTATCTGGTGGGGTCAGAAGATAACGTTTTTGTTATCACGACAGTTTACGCTACACAAAAAGCGGCTATGCGCGCTGCACAGTCTAAATGGGAAAAACTACAGCGGGGTGTGGCTGAATTCAGTATCACTCTCGCCATGGGGCGCGCTGATTTGTTTCCTGAAACACCGATAGCCGTCAGCGGCTTTAAATCAGTGATAGACCAACAAAGCTGGATAATCAGTAAGGTATCGCACAGCCTGAGTAATAGCGGCTACACCACCCAATTGTCTCTCGAAGTGTTGTTATCGGATGTTACTTATGAGGCAGAAGCCTTGTAA
- a CDS encoding phage major tail tube protein, giving the protein MALPRKLKLMNVFNDGRDYMGIVSAITLPKLTRKLENYRGAGMNGVAPIDLGLDDDALTMEWSMGGLDEFVLQQWGAPKVDAVPLRFSGAYQRDDTGEVIAVDVEVRGRHKEIDGGESKQGEDTETKVSTQCTYYKLTIDGKEVIEIDVVNLIERVNGVDLLEAQRKAIGR; this is encoded by the coding sequence ATGGCACTGCCACGTAAGCTGAAATTAATGAACGTTTTTAACGATGGCCGGGATTACATGGGGATCGTGTCCGCCATTACCCTGCCAAAACTGACCCGCAAGCTGGAGAACTACCGGGGCGCAGGGATGAACGGTGTTGCGCCAATTGATTTAGGTCTGGATGACGATGCGCTCACCATGGAATGGTCAATGGGCGGCCTTGACGAGTTTGTGTTGCAGCAATGGGGTGCGCCAAAAGTTGATGCGGTGCCGCTGCGTTTTTCCGGCGCTTATCAACGCGACGATACCGGCGAAGTCATAGCGGTCGATGTCGAAGTGCGTGGCCGTCATAAAGAAATTGACGGCGGCGAGTCCAAGCAAGGGGAAGACACCGAAACCAAAGTGTCCACCCAATGCACCTACTACAAACTGACCATTGACGGCAAAGAAGTGATCGAGATTGACGTGGTTAACCTGATTGAACGGGTTAACGGTGTTGACCTGCTGGAAGCCCAACGCAAGGCCATTGGCCGCTAA
- a CDS encoding phage tail assembly protein: MKKVTVKTEPATEINENLVVLDTPVKRGDTLITEIEVNRPNAGTLRGVRLADVANSDVDALIIVLPRITYPSLTTAECSRLELPDLVALAGKVVGFLSPKQAG, translated from the coding sequence ATGAAAAAAGTGACTGTTAAAACTGAACCCGCTACCGAGATTAATGAGAATCTGGTGGTACTGGATACACCGGTTAAGCGTGGCGATACGCTGATTACTGAAATCGAAGTCAACCGCCCCAATGCCGGAACCCTGCGCGGGGTGCGTCTGGCCGATGTGGCTAACTCTGATGTCGATGCGTTGATTATCGTGCTGCCCCGCATCACTTACCCCTCACTGACAACAGCAGAATGCAGCCGTCTGGAATTGCCAGATTTAGTGGCGCTGGCCGGTAAGGTGGTTGGTTTTTTGTCGCCGAAACAGGCGGGGTAA
- a CDS encoding phage tail protein, whose product MMLSLGLFVFMRQTTPYQSMARNIDYRWPTNSRVGLRPSAQYLGVDNEKITLSGVLLPELTGGRLSLLTLEAMADQGKAWPLVEGSGMIYGMFVIESLSQTGALFFEDGSARRIEFTLNLLRVDESLTAMFGDLQQQADELLGKATEMTGKAQAAIGGFFS is encoded by the coding sequence ATGATGTTATCGCTGGGCTTATTTGTGTTTATGCGCCAGACCACACCTTATCAGAGCATGGCGCGCAACATTGATTACCGTTGGCCGACCAACAGCCGGGTGGGCTTGCGCCCGTCCGCGCAATATCTTGGCGTCGATAATGAAAAAATCACCCTGTCCGGGGTGCTACTGCCGGAGCTGACCGGCGGCCGTCTGTCTTTGCTGACCCTTGAGGCGATGGCTGACCAAGGCAAGGCATGGCCGCTGGTCGAGGGCAGTGGCATGATTTACGGCATGTTTGTCATTGAGAGCCTTAGCCAGACCGGTGCGCTGTTTTTTGAAGATGGCAGCGCCCGACGTATTGAGTTCACCCTCAATTTGTTGCGGGTTGATGAGTCATTAACCGCGATGTTTGGCGACCTGCAACAACAGGCTGACGAGTTGCTGGGTAAGGCAACGGAAATGACCGGCAAAGCGCAGGCGGCTATCGGGGGATTCTTCTCATGA
- the pgsA gene encoding CDP-diacylglycerol--glycerol-3-phosphate 3-phosphatidyltransferase, with protein MQLNIPTWLTLFRVVLIPFFVLAFYLPFVWAPMVCAIIFVFAAATDWFDGFLARRWKQTTRFGAFLDPVADKVMVAIALVLVAEHYHVWWITLPAATMIAREIIISSLREWMAEIGKRSSVAVSWIGKVKTTAQMGSLVGLLWRPDHNVELASFVLLYIAAVLTFWSMFQYLNAAWKDLLEP; from the coding sequence ATGCAATTGAATATACCGACTTGGCTTACCCTGTTTCGTGTTGTACTCATCCCATTCTTCGTTCTGGCATTTTATCTGCCGTTCGTCTGGGCTCCGATGGTTTGTGCCATCATATTCGTGTTTGCAGCAGCAACTGATTGGTTTGATGGCTTTTTAGCCCGCCGCTGGAAGCAGACAACCCGTTTTGGGGCTTTTCTCGACCCCGTTGCGGATAAAGTTATGGTGGCCATTGCGTTAGTGTTGGTCGCTGAACATTACCATGTCTGGTGGATTACTTTACCGGCCGCCACGATGATTGCCCGTGAGATAATCATTTCCTCCCTGCGGGAATGGATGGCTGAAATTGGTAAACGCAGTAGCGTTGCGGTCTCATGGATTGGTAAAGTCAAAACGACAGCCCAAATGGGGTCACTCGTAGGGTTACTTTGGCGGCCTGACCATAATGTAGAGCTGGCGAGTTTTGTTCTACTCTACATTGCAGCTGTACTGACATTTTGGTCAATGTTTCAATATTTAAACGCTGCATGGAAAGATTTGCTCGAACCTTGA